One genomic segment of Amycolatopsis sp. Hca4 includes these proteins:
- a CDS encoding ABC transporter permease, with protein MSGVFAGTGALIRLALRRDRIRLPVWILVFAATAASAAAATMAVYPTDADLHAAAAAINGVPSLRALYGPVHEPTLGATSVFKLTAFGAALVGLVMIFTAVRHTRAEEEAGRRELLGSTVVGRYAGLVAGLAVTAGASVVLGLTTAAALAATGLPAGGSLAFGLCWAAAGLVFGGAAAVTAQLTKSAQSASGLAVLFLVAAYFLRAVGDSAGPGWLSRLSPIGWSEEVRPFAGDVWWVLTVPAVAAAALGGVAIALARARDLDAGLLPDHPGPAGAGRSLGSTGGLAWRLNRGTLAVWTSAYVLLGLVCGSLAGNVGSMLTNAQAQAMITALGGEKGISDAFLAAELAASGVITSAYVVSVLARLRAEERALRVEPLLAAAVDRRRLLGGYLAFAAGAPAVLLTALGLAAGLTNGAHLGRVGPEVARLIGAALAQLPAVWVLAGIATVVFGLLGRALTAAWVALVTFLLLGEFGVLLEFDQWVLDLSPFTHSPKLPGGTVQAAPLLWLTALGAALVVAGVTGFRRRDIAG; from the coding sequence ATGAGCGGCGTCTTCGCCGGCACGGGCGCGCTGATCCGGCTGGCCCTGCGCCGCGACCGGATCCGGCTGCCGGTCTGGATCCTCGTGTTCGCGGCGACGGCGGCGTCCGCGGCGGCCGCCACCATGGCCGTCTACCCGACGGACGCCGACCTGCACGCGGCGGCGGCCGCCATCAACGGGGTGCCGTCCCTGCGCGCCCTGTACGGGCCGGTGCACGAGCCGACGCTCGGCGCGACCTCGGTGTTCAAGCTGACCGCGTTCGGGGCCGCCCTGGTCGGGCTGGTGATGATCTTCACCGCGGTCCGGCACACCCGGGCCGAGGAGGAAGCCGGACGGCGCGAGCTGCTCGGCTCGACGGTGGTGGGCCGGTATGCCGGGCTGGTCGCCGGGCTCGCCGTGACGGCGGGCGCGAGCGTCGTGCTCGGGTTGACCACCGCGGCCGCTCTCGCCGCGACCGGGCTGCCGGCCGGCGGCTCGCTGGCCTTCGGGCTGTGCTGGGCCGCCGCGGGCCTGGTGTTCGGCGGCGCGGCCGCGGTGACGGCCCAGCTGACCAAGAGCGCCCAGTCCGCTTCGGGCCTGGCCGTGCTCTTCCTGGTCGCCGCCTACTTCCTGCGGGCGGTGGGCGACTCCGCCGGTCCGGGGTGGCTTTCCCGGCTGTCGCCGATCGGGTGGAGCGAAGAGGTCCGCCCGTTCGCCGGTGACGTCTGGTGGGTGCTCACCGTCCCGGCCGTCGCCGCCGCGGCGCTCGGCGGGGTCGCCATCGCGCTGGCACGGGCCCGGGACCTCGACGCGGGCCTGCTGCCCGACCACCCGGGCCCCGCCGGGGCCGGCCGGTCGCTGGGGAGCACCGGGGGACTGGCGTGGCGGCTCAACCGCGGCACGCTCGCGGTGTGGACGAGCGCGTACGTCCTGCTGGGGCTCGTGTGCGGCAGCCTGGCCGGCAACGTCGGCTCGATGCTGACGAACGCCCAGGCGCAGGCCATGATCACCGCGCTCGGTGGCGAGAAGGGGATCTCGGACGCGTTCCTCGCGGCGGAGCTGGCGGCGAGCGGGGTGATCACGTCGGCCTACGTGGTTTCCGTGCTGGCCCGGCTCCGCGCCGAGGAGCGGGCCCTGCGCGTCGAGCCGCTGCTGGCCGCCGCGGTGGACCGGCGCCGGCTCCTGGGCGGCTATCTCGCCTTCGCCGCCGGGGCACCCGCGGTCCTGCTGACCGCGCTCGGGCTGGCGGCCGGGCTGACGAACGGCGCCCACCTGGGCCGGGTCGGGCCCGAGGTGGCCCGGCTGATCGGCGCCGCGCTCGCGCAACTGCCCGCGGTGTGGGTGCTGGCCGGCATCGCGACCGTCGTGTTCGGCCTCCTCGGCCGGGCGCTGACCGCCGCGTGGGTGGCGCTGGTGACGTTCCTCCTGCTCGGCGAGTTCGGTGTGCTGCTGGAGTTCGACCAGTGGGTGCTCGACCTCTCGCCGTTCACCCACTCGCCGAAGCTGCCGGGCGGGACCGTCCAGGCGGCGCCGCTGCTCTGGCTCACGGCGCTGGGCGCCGCGCTGGTCGTGGCGGGGGTGACCGGGTTCCGCCGGCGTGACATCGCCGGCTGA
- a CDS encoding MBL fold metallo-hydrolase — protein MSDGSRAAALSAARRASARYRTSPWPGRLHVTAHHPAHADPLLTFLGGARYLLAADTTLLVGCGLFEGPETAWRHNFSPGPDELHAADAVILPSADLGHAGFLPQLVAEGWHGPVFATPATAALLPVVLSDAAKQFAEDAAQVCPPPPGVPPFRAEDVTRALALVRPVEFGSLHRFGGVEIEFGRAGGLLGAAWVRVRAGGRSVVFAGPLGTADHPLLRAPDPCPRSDVLVFAAPRPAAGGHLPGRFAAAIHRAVRRGGCVVVPVSVDGGVEVLRALTETGQLPPVPVVLDGDLGLDVHRKAAGELRRGARVPAPRLRAEPPDGPSVILAGLGTADSGRVLRHLARVLPDRRGGVVLCGHPAPGTRAAQLANGARHLKIHGRYVPVRAEVTALGGTGAFAGPEEVLAWATATPAPETAFVAEGDAEAAQALAKALHAQADWCAVVPEEGERVLC, from the coding sequence ATGTCCGATGGATCCCGCGCCGCCGCGCTCAGTGCCGCCCGCCGTGCTTCCGCGCGCTACCGCACCAGCCCGTGGCCGGGGCGGCTGCACGTGACCGCGCACCACCCGGCGCACGCCGATCCGCTCCTGACGTTCCTGGGCGGCGCCCGGTACCTGCTGGCGGCGGACACCACGCTGCTGGTCGGCTGCGGGCTCTTCGAGGGGCCGGAGACGGCGTGGCGCCACAACTTCTCGCCGGGTCCGGACGAACTGCACGCGGCCGACGCGGTGATCCTGCCGAGCGCCGACCTCGGGCACGCCGGATTCCTGCCGCAGCTGGTCGCCGAAGGCTGGCACGGGCCGGTGTTCGCGACTCCGGCCACGGCCGCGCTGCTGCCGGTGGTGCTGTCCGATGCCGCGAAGCAGTTCGCCGAAGACGCTGCCCAGGTCTGCCCACCGCCGCCGGGTGTCCCGCCGTTCCGCGCGGAGGACGTCACCCGCGCGCTGGCCCTGGTCCGGCCGGTGGAATTCGGGTCGCTGCACCGCTTCGGCGGCGTGGAGATCGAGTTCGGCCGCGCCGGCGGCCTGCTGGGCGCAGCCTGGGTGCGGGTGCGGGCCGGCGGCCGTTCGGTGGTGTTCGCGGGCCCGCTGGGGACGGCGGACCACCCGCTGCTGCGGGCACCGGACCCGTGTCCCCGCTCCGACGTGCTGGTCTTCGCGGCACCCCGGCCGGCTGCCGGCGGCCACCTGCCCGGCCGGTTCGCCGCGGCGATCCACCGCGCGGTGCGGCGGGGCGGGTGCGTGGTCGTCCCGGTTTCGGTGGACGGTGGCGTCGAGGTGCTTCGAGCGCTCACGGAGACCGGGCAGCTCCCACCGGTGCCGGTGGTCCTGGACGGCGACCTCGGTCTCGACGTCCACCGCAAGGCGGCAGGCGAGCTGCGCCGCGGTGCGCGTGTGCCGGCTCCCCGGCTGCGGGCGGAACCCCCGGACGGGCCGTCGGTCATCCTGGCCGGTCTGGGGACGGCGGACTCCGGGCGCGTCCTCCGGCACCTCGCCCGGGTGCTGCCGGATCGCCGCGGCGGAGTCGTGCTGTGCGGACACCCGGCGCCGGGGACACGCGCGGCGCAGCTCGCGAACGGTGCCCGCCACCTGAAGATCCACGGCCGGTACGTCCCGGTCCGCGCGGAGGTGACCGCACTCGGCGGCACGGGTGCGTTCGCCGGCCCGGAGGAAGTCCTCGCGTGGGCGACCGCCACCCCGGCGCCCGAGACGGCGTTCGTGGCCGAGGGGGACGCGGAAGCAGCGCAGGCGCTGGCGAAGGCGCTGCACGCGCAAGCGGACTGGTGCGCGGTGGTTCCCGAGGAGGGTGAGCGAGTGCTGTGCTGA